DNA from Blastocatellia bacterium:
AAAACTTGGACTTAAGCCTTTAGGAGATAAAGATAGCTATTTACAATCTATAAAATTTAATTCACGAGAAATTACCAGTGAAAGTGTTTTAGAGCTAGGCCAAACACAATTAAAACATGTTGAAAATTTTGGCGTGCTTTTTCCACAACCAGATAAAGATGTAAACGTTACAGGTGAAATAGTTTTTGTTGGTCATGGAATTAGCGCACCAGAAGTAAACCATGATGATTTTGCTAATATAGATGTAAAAGGAAAAATAGTTGTAATTCTTTCGGGTCGCCCCAAAAATTTAACTATCCCAGAAAAATACAACTCGCAAAGAGCTTTTTTTAATAATTTAATTAGCCGTGGTGCGGCAGGAGCTATTATTACTAGCTTTGGAGGCTCTTCAATAAGCAGTATTGCTGAATTTTTAGCCAGACCTAAATTAGTTGCAGCAGATGCAAAAACCAATTTCTCTTTTCAAATCCCTTTAATTTTGGCTGATGATTTAACAATAGAAAAGTTAATTGCTGGAGGCGAACTTACTTTAGCCCAACTAAAAGAGAAAGCTCAAAATAATGAATACATTAGCTTTAGCACAAAAAATAACTTAACTATTAAAATTAAAGTTAAAACATCTGAAGCCCTAGCTAGCAATGTTGTAGGCTTATTAGAAGGTTCTGATTCTAAGTTAAAAGAAGAAGCTATTGTTTATAGTGCACATTATGACGCTTATGGAAAAAAAGCTGATGGAACAATTTACCCTGGTGCAGCAGATAACGCCCTAGGTGTTGCAACTGTAATTTCAATTGCTGAGGCTTTTACTAAATCTCGTCCAAAACGTTCTGTTATCTTTTTAGCTGTTACTGCTGAAGAAATGGGTTTAATTGGTTCAGAATATTGGGTTAATCATCCTACTTGGCCGCTAGAAAAAATTTCTGCAAATATTAATTATGATGGAATTGGTGTAGAAACCTATGGCCCGGTTAAAAAAATTACTGGTTTTGGCATGGAATATTCTAATTTAGGTGATTTAATGCAAGAAGTAACTTTAGCTACAGGTGGGACGGTTTTTGCAGATCCTTTTCCTGAAGAAAAAGTTTTTTATCGTTCAGACCATTTTTCTTTTGTTAGAAAAGGCGTTCCAGCAATTATGCTTTTAGGTGCGCCAGATGGGGACGAAAAAGAAACTATTGCACGAGCAAGAAAATTTCTTTCAACCGATTATCATAAACCTACTGATACAATAAAAGCTGATTGGAATTGGGAAGGCCCACGCCAATTAGGTGCAGTTGGCTTTTTAATGGGACTAAGGCTAGCAAATAGCGATAAAATGGCTGAATGGAAGCCTAACACAGAATTTAATCATCCTCGTGGCACAGACTTAAAAACGGAATAACTTTAAGTTATTAAAATTTATTTAGTAAAAAATTAGGATTAACTCTTGTCTAAGAGGCTAACCCTAATTTTTTTGTTTTAAAACAAAAAATCTAGTGCAAATATCCAAATAATATTGTCAAATAAGAAAAATAAAAATATTCAACTATTTATTGCCTAAACTGATTCTAAGGAGATGTGCATGAAGATAAAAATCTCAGATCTTTGGCAAATAGATGGCACTATTGATCGAGGCGGCTATTTATTTTGGGGAGTGCTTCTTTTTGCTATTAAGTATAATCTTGACCGTTTAGTTGCTAGCTACTTTTTTAACCGTTCCTGGTCGCTGTTTAGCTACTTAGTACTACCTTCTGAGGCTAGGATAAATAACTTAAATGTAGATGATCGGCCTTTTTATGGTACTTTGCTAGCAATGGCAATACCTTTTATTGCTGTAGGAGTTTTGCTAACTTTACGAAGATTAAGAGATATACAATTGCCTAATTGGTTAGTAGTCTTTTTCTTCTTACCTTTTATTAACCTCTTGTATTTCATTATTTTAGCTACACTACCTTCTTATAAAGAAGGTCAAAAGGAAAGATATACTAATAGCTCAATAAAACGTGCGCTTGACCGAGTAATTCCAGAGCATCCTATGGGCAGTGCTGCTATGGGATTTTTAATTACTATTCCTTTATTCCTTGGCTCAACAGTTTTTGCTGTCTCGTTACTAGGTAATTATGGCTGGAG
Protein-coding regions in this window:
- a CDS encoding M28 family peptidase, with product MRKFQNLLSSLFLILLLVFSTTNVLAQTAATSEKLAPTLSTTEQESSKQVKTELIKEITTKLTDPEMEGRGTATPGGERAAKYIAEQFQKLGLKPLGDKDSYLQSIKFNSREITSESVLELGQTQLKHVENFGVLFPQPDKDVNVTGEIVFVGHGISAPEVNHDDFANIDVKGKIVVILSGRPKNLTIPEKYNSQRAFFNNLISRGAAGAIITSFGGSSISSIAEFLARPKLVAADAKTNFSFQIPLILADDLTIEKLIAGGELTLAQLKEKAQNNEYISFSTKNNLTIKIKVKTSEALASNVVGLLEGSDSKLKEEAIVYSAHYDAYGKKADGTIYPGAADNALGVATVISIAEAFTKSRPKRSVIFLAVTAEEMGLIGSEYWVNHPTWPLEKISANINYDGIGVETYGPVKKITGFGMEYSNLGDLMQEVTLATGGTVFADPFPEEKVFYRSDHFSFVRKGVPAIMLLGAPDGDEKETIARARKFLSTDYHKPTDTIKADWNWEGPRQLGAVGFLMGLRLANSDKMAEWKPNTEFNHPRGTDLKTE